A window of the Vigna angularis cultivar LongXiaoDou No.4 chromosome 3, ASM1680809v1, whole genome shotgun sequence genome harbors these coding sequences:
- the LOC108324216 gene encoding 50S ribosomal protein L15, chloroplastic — protein MATAFLIPLSWSPQLSTPFKGTVKTLVAKPCVKIQRARPIVFAGYKSTSAPVATPLVGVRFRLDNLGPQPGSRKRAKRKGRGISAGQGASCGFGMRGQKSRSGPGVRKGFEGGQMPLYRRIPKLRGIAGGMHAGLPKYVHVNLRDIEDAKFKEGEEVSLESLKAKGVINPSGRERRLPLKILGEGELSKKLTLKARAFSTAAKEKLESAGCSLTLLPGRKKWVKPSVAKNLARAEEYFAKKRAAAATEAASA, from the exons ATGGCCACTGCTTTTCTCATTCCACTCTCATGGTCACCGCAGCTGTCTACTCCTTTCAAG GGAACAGTGAAAACCTTAGTTGCAAAACCATGTGTGAAGATTCAGCGAGCAAGACCCATCGTTTTCGCAGGTTACAAGTCTACCTCTGCCCCGGTGGCAACGCCCCTGGTCGGCGTTCGGTTTCGGCTGGACAATTTGGGGCCCCAACCGGGTTCCAGGAAGAGGGCAAAGAGAAAGGGTAGAGGAATATCTGCAGGGCAAGGAGCAAGTTGTGGTTTTGGGATGAGGGGTCAGAAATCTCGATCTGGGCCTGGAGTTAGGAAGGGTTTCGAAGGTGGTCAGATGCCCCTTTATCGACGAATCCCCAAACTCAGAGGAATCGCAGGAG GTATGCATGCGGGATTGCCCAAATATGTCCATGTAAATCTGAGAGACATAGAAGATGCTAAATTTAAGGAAGGGGAAGAGGTGTCTCTCGAGTCACTGAAGGCTAAAGGTGTGATTAACCCATcaggaagagaaagaagactTCCTTTGAAG ATTTTGGGTGAAGGAGAACTGAGCAAGAAATTGACGCTAAAAGCCCGTGCCTTTTCCACAGCAGCGAAGGAGAAACTTGAGAGTGCTGGATGTTCTCTCACCTTGCTTCCTGGCCGCAAGAAATGGGTTAAGCCATCAGTTGCTAAAAACCTTGCTCGTGCTGAAGAATACTTTGCCAAGAAGCGCGCTGCAGCTGCCACCGAGGCAGCCTCTGCTTGA